One window of Triplophysa rosa linkage group LG10, Trosa_1v2, whole genome shotgun sequence genomic DNA carries:
- the nrbf2a gene encoding nuclear receptor binding factor 2a, with protein MEVMDSPLNQAHYYSRKADRLVAKEKYGEAILCHGQAAELLKEALSTTQSEQVRLSLAIQRDRHLQQQQLIQVSCTQGQPKGKTMVSFSKHTSVRSSQTALQYEAQPPPVGRKTAKDDKTRLEEHTTAIADLWNLVALLLKENEQLSEEHEKLKVENARLKRGLDEESPLTSVAETAKMFSPPSVNLLNVPHLQPPGEDPAFVGKSKRELVLHLFTA; from the exons GCCCATTATTACAGTCGAAAGGCAGACCGATTAGTGGCTAAAGAAAAATATGGGGAGGCGATTTTATGCCATGGTCAAGCAGCAG AGCTCTTGAAAGAGGCCTTGTCAACGACACAGAGTGAACAG GTAAGGCTGTCTTTAGCCATCCAGAGAGACAGACATCTCCAACAGCAGCAACTGATTCAGGTGAGCTGCACACAAGGTCAACCCAAAGGGAAGACCATGGtcagcttttcaaaacacacTTCGGTACGGTCTAGTCAAACGGCCCTCCAATATGAAGCCCAGCCACCTCCAGTTGGCCGGAAGACGGCAAAAGATGACAAAACTCGTCTGGAAGAGCACACCACCGCCATCGCTGACTTGTGGAATCTTGTGGCTCTTCTGCTAAAGGAGAATGAGCAGCTATCAGAGGAACATGAGAAACTGAAGGTGGAGAATGCACGTCTGAAGAGAGGTCTTGATGAAGAGAGTCCCTTAACTTCTGTAGCTGAAACGGCTAAGATGTTTTCACCGCCGAGTGTCAATCTCCTGAACGTGCCGCACCTTCAACCTCCAGGAGAGGATCCAGCTTTTGTGGGAAAGAGCAAACGAGAACTAGTCCTGCATCTTTTTACTGCATGA